Within the Arthrobacter caoxuetaonis genome, the region ATCAACCAGTTCCCGGAACGGGTACGCATCCGTGACCTGCAGCGCCCGGGGGATGTCGGAGAGGAAGGGCACCTTCGCTACGATGGCCGCCAGCTCCGGTGCCAGCGCTGCGACGGCCACTGCCAGGCCGCCACCCTGGCTCATGCCCACAGCCGCGCAACGGGCGGGATCTACCCTATCCAATGACCGCAGGGCCTGGACAGCCCGGACGGCGTCCGTGGTCAGCCGCCGGTAATAGTAGGTCCCGGGATCGGTGACGCCGCGGGTCATCACGCCTTGGCCCTGGGGTCCGGCACTGCCCGCGGCATCCGGGGTGACTCCCGTGCTCCAGCCCGCCCCCTGCCCACGGGTGTCCATCTCCAGGTGCGCGAAACCGCAGGACGCCCAGAACAGATTCTCGTGCGCATCCCCGCGTCCGCCCCCGTAGCCGACAAACTGCACGACGCCGGGCAGCGGACCGGATGCTCCGGACGGCACCCGCAGCCAGGCGCGGATTGGTTCACCGCCATAGCCGTTGAATGTCACGTCCCAGACGTCCACTGTGGACAGCACAGTCTCGAATGGTTCCAGGATCAGGTCCAGCGGATGGGCCTGCGCTTCTTCGAGGGTCTGCGCCCAGAAATCGTCGAACTCCGCGGGGTCGCTTTGGCTTCCCAGATATGTGGTCAGCTGGTCAGCGGGCAGATCCGTATACACGTGAATTCCTCCTACGGGGCCATGACATCCGCCCCCGGCCCCACTTCCACTTCACAGTGCAGGCGCCGGGTGTGGTCCACCGAGCGTACCGGTCCGGTGAGCGTAATTCCGGTGCTCAGCCGTATGTCGGTGCTGGAGGCACCGAACCGCAGTTCCAGGTCCCCGGGTTCGACGAGCCGCTGCAGGCCAATTCCGGTAAACGAGGCCAGGTCTGCCGGAACGGTGAACCGCACCCGGGCTGATTCCCCGGCCTGCAACGGTACGCGTGCGTAACCGATAAGCCGCTGCACCGGCCGAACCACGCTGGCCACGGGATCGTGCAGGTACAACTGGACTACCTCCACGCCCCCGCGGTCGCCGGTGTTGGTGACGGTCAGGGCAGCCTCCGCTTCGCCGTCGGTCCCGATCTGCGTCTGCCCAACGGAGAGGCCGTCCCAGCTGAAGTCCGTGTAGCCCACGCCGTGGCCAAACCCGAAGGCCGGAGTCGGATCGATGCTGGACACGTCGGTAGGCCCGGCAAGGGGAGCTGCCAGGTAGCTGGCCGGCTGGCTCCCGGGCGTCGCCGGAACGCTGATGGGCAGCCGTCCTGAGGGATTGACCGCACCGCTGAGCACCCGGGCCACGGCCGGGCCCCCTTCCTCTCCGGGAAAGAACGCCTGCACGACGGCGGCGGCCTTGGTAACTGCAGCCCCCAGCGCGTAGGGGCGGCCGGTGAGCAGCACAGTTACTACGGGGGTGCCGGATTCCAGCACCGCATCCAGGAGCTGCTGCTGGACGCCGGGGAGGACCAGGGACTCCACGTCGCAGCCTTCTCCGCTGGTGCCGCGGCCAAAGAGACCGGCGCGGTCGCCCAGCACCGCGATGACGACGTCGGCCTCCCGGGCGGCCGCAACGGCGTCGCCAATTCCCGAGACCGACGGATCATCGATTCCGCAGCCCTGAACGCAGGTGATCTCACTGTTTGGGAACTCAGTGCGGAGCGAGGATGCCACCGTGGGCAGGTCGATGCCTGCGGGGATGTCCGGAAACTGCGATCCGACGTGGGCCGGGAACGAATAGCAGCCCAAGAATGCCAGGGGATTCTCTGCATTGGGGCCAACGACGGCGATGCGGGACGGCGACCTCAGCGGCAGGACCCCGTTGTTGCTGAGCAGCACAATGGACTGCTCTGCCAGTTCTGCCGCCAGCTGCCGGTTCTCCGCCGGGTCAAGGTTGACGGTTCCCTCGACCGCCTGCAGGTCCAAGGCCTCGGCGGGCAGGACCTCGGGAACCGGAGTCCAGTCCTCATCGAGCAGGCCGAGGCCGATCTTCTGCACCAGGACCCGATGCGCGGCACGGTCCACCAGCTTCGGGTCGATGCGGCCGGCGTCCAGTTCTGCCAGCAGATGGTCTCCGTACGCGTCGACCGTGGGCAGCTCAACGTCCACGCCGGCGGAGAGGGCCTCCACTGCCGCTTCGCCGCGGGTTCCGGCAATGCCGTGCAGTTCCTCGAGGAAACCGATTCCGAAGTAGTCCGCCACAACTGTCCCGCTGAAGCCCCAGGTGTCCCGCAGCAGGCCGGTGAGCAGCTGCCGGTCAGCCGCCGAGGGCACGCCGTCAGTGTCGGTGTACGCATGCATCACGGACCGCACACCGGACTCCCGGACCGCCATCTCGAACGGCGGCAGGACGACGTCGGCGAACTCGCGCGGACCCATCGAGACCGGAGCAAGGTTCCGTCCCGCGCGGGACGCTGCGTAGCCGGCGAAGTGCTTGAGCGTTGCTACGATCCCGGCGTCTTCCAACCCCTGGACGTAGGCAGCCCCAATTGAGCCCACTAGGTAGGGATCTTCGCCCATGGTCTCCTCCACCCGTCCCCAGCGGGCGTCGC harbors:
- a CDS encoding acetylxylan esterase; translation: MYTDLPADQLTTYLGSQSDPAEFDDFWAQTLEEAQAHPLDLILEPFETVLSTVDVWDVTFNGYGGEPIRAWLRVPSGASGPLPGVVQFVGYGGGRGDAHENLFWASCGFAHLEMDTRGQGAGWSTGVTPDAAGSAGPQGQGVMTRGVTDPGTYYYRRLTTDAVRAVQALRSLDRVDPARCAAVGMSQGGGLAVAVAALAPELAAIVAKVPFLSDIPRALQVTDAYPFRELVDYLAIHRTRVQQVHQTLQYFDSVNFAKRARVPALFSVGLMDQVTPPSTVYAAYNNYSGAKELQVWPFNGHEAGGIEDDVAAVAFLRRVMVSPGGSAGGD
- a CDS encoding glycoside hydrolase family 3 N-terminal domain-containing protein, whose translation is MSNTTTKRVPWRDASLSPAERADALLAQMTLEEKTAQLFGVWVGASADGAEVAPHQHEMNEPPDLEALLPNGLGQLTRPFGTKPVDAGAGALSLMRTQERIAASNRFGIPAMAHEECLAGFAAWGATAYPVPLAWGATFNPALVKRMAHAIGTDLRRVGIHQGLAPVLDVVRDARWGRVEETMGEDPYLVGSIGAAYVQGLEDAGIVATLKHFAGYAASRAGRNLAPVSMGPREFADVVLPPFEMAVRESGVRSVMHAYTDTDGVPSAADRQLLTGLLRDTWGFSGTVVADYFGIGFLEELHGIAGTRGEAAVEALSAGVDVELPTVDAYGDHLLAELDAGRIDPKLVDRAAHRVLVQKIGLGLLDEDWTPVPEVLPAEALDLQAVEGTVNLDPAENRQLAAELAEQSIVLLSNNGVLPLRSPSRIAVVGPNAENPLAFLGCYSFPAHVGSQFPDIPAGIDLPTVASSLRTEFPNSEITCVQGCGIDDPSVSGIGDAVAAAREADVVIAVLGDRAGLFGRGTSGEGCDVESLVLPGVQQQLLDAVLESGTPVVTVLLTGRPYALGAAVTKAAAVVQAFFPGEEGGPAVARVLSGAVNPSGRLPISVPATPGSQPASYLAAPLAGPTDVSSIDPTPAFGFGHGVGYTDFSWDGLSVGQTQIGTDGEAEAALTVTNTGDRGGVEVVQLYLHDPVASVVRPVQRLIGYARVPLQAGESARVRFTVPADLASFTGIGLQRLVEPGDLELRFGASSTDIRLSTGITLTGPVRSVDHTRRLHCEVEVGPGADVMAP